In Monodelphis domestica isolate mMonDom1 chromosome 4, mMonDom1.pri, whole genome shotgun sequence, one DNA window encodes the following:
- the LOC130458768 gene encoding cell surface glycoprotein 1-like isoform X2, with the protein MAVASSFPGLLLPDLVLLARPVQSKKQPPRLELTRLLPAQLVRLFVHSEAGWRLKLRLASGRSFYLRLVAEPAEGCLLFNRWRFLIFLMQGPIPAWARSPDEQAAQDESAPMSAAEAPPKRKEVAFPPQYPVPRTKGSPGWTWDKALHYPGPLSQLMDQQSAPALPEVMSRAEAAPMSFRSQQKLPVRREEQQKRSTPGSLVEVEGQPRVTIRTLFSTISGSHLSKAASPAETSSSGPSRPPSQEHPQEPGTANKLPLPQEQPQPQELPQEQPQPQELPQEQPQPQEFPQDQPQPQELPQDQPQPQELPQDQPQPQELPQDQPQPQELPQDQPQPQELPQEQPQPQELPQDQPQPQELPQEQPQPQELPQDQPQPQELPQEQPQPQELPQDQLQPQELPQDQLQPQPQEGPQERRHSKRHHHHSKHHHHHSKWQQLPQEQPQPRRLCKCPSMQEPPLRVKVRETLGEPRTLAEGLLKKIEAWDAWRFGWVRCQPPEAAGVATEQPKDNPRDGPEPTQASQPCASFKALRKAIQKPPSWLTRAWQQGKKVVCTCTRGSS; encoded by the exons ATGGCGGTGGCCTCCTCCTTCCCGGGGCTCCTGCTCCCGGACCTCGTCCTGCTGGCCCGGCCCGTCCAAAGCAAGAAGCAGCCTCCGCGGCTGGAGCTCACCAG GCTGCTGCCGGCACAGCTGGTCCGCCTGTTTGTCCACAGCGAGGCCGGATGGAGGCTGAAGCTCCGCCTGGCCTCCGGCCGCAGTTTCTACCTGAGGCTGGTGGCCGAGCCGGCCGAGGGCTGCCTCCTGTTCAACCGCTGGCGCTTCCTGATCTTCCTGATGCAGGGGCCCATCCCGGCCTGGGCCCGGAGCCCCGACGAGCAGGCCGCCCAG gaCGAGAGCGCCCCGATGTCCGCAGCGG AGGCCCCCCCCAAACGGAAGGAGGTGGCCTTCCCTCCCCAGTACCCCGTCCCGAGGACCAAGGGGAGCCCGGGCTGGACCTGGGACAAAGCACTGCACTACCCTGGGCCGCTCTCCCAACTGATGGACCAGCAGAGCGCCCCGGCCCTCCCGGAAGTGATGTCGAGAGCGGAAGCCGCCCCCATGTCCTTCCGGTCCCAGCAGAAGCTCCCAGTCAGGAGAGAAGAGCAGCAGAA GAGGAGCACCCCGGGGAGCCTAGTGGAAGTGGAAG GGCAGCCGAGAGTCACCATCCGGACTCTGTTCTCCACAATTTCCGGGTCTCACCTGTCTAAG GCTGCCTCACCAGCGGAGACGTCCTCTTCAGGGCCCTCCAGGCCACCCTCCCAAGAGCACCCCCAGGAGCCGGGCACTGCCAACAAGCTGCCGCTCCCCCAAGAGcagccgcagccccaggagctcccccaagagcagccgcagccccaggagctcccccaagagcagccgcagccccaggagttcccccaagaccagccgcagccccaggagctcccccaagaccagccgcagccccaagagctcccccaagaccagccgcagccccaggagctcccccaagaccagccgcagccccaggagctcccccaagaccagccgcagccccaggagctcccccaagagcagccgcagccccaggagctcccccaagaccagccgcagccccaggagctcccccaagagcagccgcagccccaagagctcccccaagaccagccgcagccccaggagctcccccaagagcagccgcagccccaggagctcccccaagaccagctgcagccccaggagctcccccaagaCCAGCTGCAGCCGCAGCCCCAAGAGGGCCCCCAAGAGAGGCGCCATTCCAAGAGGCACCACCACCACtcaaaacaccaccaccaccattcaaAATGGCAGCAGCtcccccaagagcagccacagccccGAAGGCTGTGCAAATGCCCGAGCATGCAGGAGCCGCCACTGCGGGTTAAGGTTCGGGAAACCTTAGGGGAGCCCAGAACACTGGCcgaaggtcttttaaaaaaaattgaggcctgGGATGCCTGGCGGTTCGGGTGGGTCCGCTGCCAGCCTCCGGAAGCCGCCGGGGTCGCCACAGAGCAGCCCAAGGACAACCCGAGGGACGGTCCGGAGCCCACCCAGGCCTCACAGCCCTGCGCCAGTTTCAAGGCTCTGAGGAAGGCTATCCAGAAGCCACCGAGCTGGCTCACCAGAGCATGGCAACAGGGCAAAAAGGTGGTCT
- the LOC130458768 gene encoding cell surface glycoprotein 1-like isoform X1, with protein sequence MAVASSFPGLLLPDLVLLARPVQSKKQPPRLELTRLLPAQLVRLFVHSEAGWRLKLRLASGRSFYLRLVAEPAEGCLLFNRWRFLIFLMQGPIPAWARSPDEQAAQDESAPMSAAEAPPKRKEVAFPPQYPVPRTKGSPGWTWDKALHYPGPLSQLMDQQSAPALPEVMSRAEAAPMSFRSQQKLPVRREEQQKSEPTLFRRSTPGSLVEVEGQPRVTIRTLFSTISGSHLSKAASPAETSSSGPSRPPSQEHPQEPGTANKLPLPQEQPQPQELPQEQPQPQELPQEQPQPQEFPQDQPQPQELPQDQPQPQELPQDQPQPQELPQDQPQPQELPQDQPQPQELPQEQPQPQELPQDQPQPQELPQEQPQPQELPQDQPQPQELPQEQPQPQELPQDQLQPQELPQDQLQPQPQEGPQERRHSKRHHHHSKHHHHHSKWQQLPQEQPQPRRLCKCPSMQEPPLRVKVRETLGEPRTLAEGLLKKIEAWDAWRFGWVRCQPPEAAGVATEQPKDNPRDGPEPTQASQPCASFKALRKAIQKPPSWLTRAWQQGKKVVCTCTRGSS encoded by the exons ATGGCGGTGGCCTCCTCCTTCCCGGGGCTCCTGCTCCCGGACCTCGTCCTGCTGGCCCGGCCCGTCCAAAGCAAGAAGCAGCCTCCGCGGCTGGAGCTCACCAG GCTGCTGCCGGCACAGCTGGTCCGCCTGTTTGTCCACAGCGAGGCCGGATGGAGGCTGAAGCTCCGCCTGGCCTCCGGCCGCAGTTTCTACCTGAGGCTGGTGGCCGAGCCGGCCGAGGGCTGCCTCCTGTTCAACCGCTGGCGCTTCCTGATCTTCCTGATGCAGGGGCCCATCCCGGCCTGGGCCCGGAGCCCCGACGAGCAGGCCGCCCAG gaCGAGAGCGCCCCGATGTCCGCAGCGG AGGCCCCCCCCAAACGGAAGGAGGTGGCCTTCCCTCCCCAGTACCCCGTCCCGAGGACCAAGGGGAGCCCGGGCTGGACCTGGGACAAAGCACTGCACTACCCTGGGCCGCTCTCCCAACTGATGGACCAGCAGAGCGCCCCGGCCCTCCCGGAAGTGATGTCGAGAGCGGAAGCCGCCCCCATGTCCTTCCGGTCCCAGCAGAAGCTCCCAGTCAGGAGAGAAGAGCAGCAGAA ATCAGAGCCCACCCTTTTCAGGAGGAGCACCCCGGGGAGCCTAGTGGAAGTGGAAG GGCAGCCGAGAGTCACCATCCGGACTCTGTTCTCCACAATTTCCGGGTCTCACCTGTCTAAG GCTGCCTCACCAGCGGAGACGTCCTCTTCAGGGCCCTCCAGGCCACCCTCCCAAGAGCACCCCCAGGAGCCGGGCACTGCCAACAAGCTGCCGCTCCCCCAAGAGcagccgcagccccaggagctcccccaagagcagccgcagccccaggagctcccccaagagcagccgcagccccaggagttcccccaagaccagccgcagccccaggagctcccccaagaccagccgcagccccaagagctcccccaagaccagccgcagccccaggagctcccccaagaccagccgcagccccaggagctcccccaagaccagccgcagccccaggagctcccccaagagcagccgcagccccaggagctcccccaagaccagccgcagccccaggagctcccccaagagcagccgcagccccaagagctcccccaagaccagccgcagccccaggagctcccccaagagcagccgcagccccaggagctcccccaagaccagctgcagccccaggagctcccccaagaCCAGCTGCAGCCGCAGCCCCAAGAGGGCCCCCAAGAGAGGCGCCATTCCAAGAGGCACCACCACCACtcaaaacaccaccaccaccattcaaAATGGCAGCAGCtcccccaagagcagccacagccccGAAGGCTGTGCAAATGCCCGAGCATGCAGGAGCCGCCACTGCGGGTTAAGGTTCGGGAAACCTTAGGGGAGCCCAGAACACTGGCcgaaggtcttttaaaaaaaattgaggcctgGGATGCCTGGCGGTTCGGGTGGGTCCGCTGCCAGCCTCCGGAAGCCGCCGGGGTCGCCACAGAGCAGCCCAAGGACAACCCGAGGGACGGTCCGGAGCCCACCCAGGCCTCACAGCCCTGCGCCAGTTTCAAGGCTCTGAGGAAGGCTATCCAGAAGCCACCGAGCTGGCTCACCAGAGCATGGCAACAGGGCAAAAAGGTGGTCT